In one window of Leifsonia sp. NPDC080035 DNA:
- a CDS encoding FAD-dependent oxidoreductase, giving the protein MDVIVIGAGSAGSVVARRLADAGHTVTVLEAGGEDRNPAIHDPSRMGELWHSPDDWDYFTVPQEHAAGRRLHLPRGKVLGGSHALNAMIWVRCAPADYDGWAERGNDGWAWDDVRALFEEAEGMLSVTDDYPLDPIQESIIEAAVQEGLERNPDYNGDHLDGVSQQQITLRDGRRWNTYMAYLKPVRDRVDVRTGCWVHRLLIERGVDGGPRVVGVEFEQDGVLQQLRADEVVLSAGAIDSPRILLRSGIGPADELRELGIEPVADLPGVGRNLHDHLLSPVIFGTERPVGPPREGVSVTQSHLFWKSEPELAVPDTQPIHFSVPMYQDGMTGPADGFSLMAGIVSPKARGSVRLSGPGPRDPLLIDLDALGHPDDVASLVASVRQCRSIGARPALAAWGASEVHPGPEIGDEGLEDYVRRTAITYHHQVGTCAMGVGEDAVVSPRLRVHGVDGLRVADASVMPTVTTGNTNAPSVIIGEQAARFILADA; this is encoded by the coding sequence ATGGACGTCATCGTGATCGGCGCCGGCTCTGCCGGAAGCGTCGTGGCCAGGAGGCTTGCCGACGCTGGGCACACGGTGACCGTGCTGGAGGCGGGCGGCGAGGACCGCAACCCGGCCATCCACGACCCGTCGCGGATGGGCGAGCTCTGGCACAGTCCGGACGACTGGGACTACTTCACCGTGCCGCAGGAGCACGCGGCCGGGCGCCGGCTGCACCTGCCGCGCGGCAAGGTGCTCGGCGGCTCGCACGCGCTGAACGCCATGATCTGGGTGCGCTGCGCACCGGCGGACTACGACGGCTGGGCCGAGCGCGGCAACGACGGCTGGGCCTGGGACGACGTGCGCGCGCTGTTCGAGGAGGCGGAGGGGATGCTGTCGGTCACCGACGACTACCCGCTCGACCCCATCCAGGAGTCCATCATCGAGGCGGCCGTTCAGGAGGGACTGGAGCGGAACCCCGACTACAACGGCGACCACCTCGACGGCGTGTCGCAGCAGCAGATCACGCTGCGCGACGGCAGGCGCTGGAACACCTACATGGCGTACCTGAAGCCGGTGCGCGACCGGGTGGACGTGCGGACGGGATGCTGGGTGCACCGACTGCTGATCGAACGCGGTGTCGACGGAGGACCGCGGGTCGTCGGCGTCGAGTTCGAGCAGGACGGCGTGCTGCAGCAGCTGCGGGCGGATGAGGTCGTGCTGTCCGCGGGCGCGATCGACTCCCCGCGCATCCTGTTGCGCAGCGGAATCGGCCCGGCGGACGAGCTGCGCGAGCTCGGCATCGAGCCGGTCGCCGACCTGCCGGGCGTCGGCCGCAACCTGCACGACCACCTGCTCTCGCCGGTCATCTTCGGCACCGAGCGTCCGGTCGGCCCGCCGCGCGAGGGCGTCTCGGTGACGCAGTCGCACCTGTTCTGGAAGAGCGAGCCGGAGCTCGCGGTGCCGGACACCCAGCCCATCCACTTCTCCGTCCCGATGTACCAGGACGGCATGACGGGACCGGCGGACGGGTTCTCGCTGATGGCGGGAATCGTCTCGCCGAAGGCGCGGGGAAGCGTGCGACTCTCCGGCCCGGGACCGCGCGACCCGCTGCTCATCGACCTGGACGCGCTCGGCCACCCGGACGACGTCGCCTCCCTCGTCGCCTCCGTGCGCCAGTGCCGCAGCATCGGCGCCCGGCCGGCGCTCGCCGCGTGGGGCGCGAGCGAGGTGCATCCCGGGCCCGAGATCGGCGACGAGGGGCTGGAGGACTACGTGCGCCGCACCGCGATCACGTACCACCACCAGGTCGGCACCTGCGCGATGGGCGTCGGCGAGGACGCGGTGGTCTCACCGCGGCTGCGGGTGCACGGCGTCGACGGGCTCCGCGTGGCGGACGCGTCGGTGATGCCGACGGTGACCACCGGCAACACGAACGCGCCGAGCGTCATCATCGGCGAGCAGGCTGCGCGTTTCATCCTCGCCGACGCCTGA
- a CDS encoding aldehyde dehydrogenase family protein, translated as MATKLFIDGEWAEASGGAIATIDPATEQVIEEVGTATAADVDAAVAAARAALGRADWPGLLPVQRAALLFRLADLIEKHADELAALETRDQGQPIGISRMVSVGGAAEHFRYYAGWVTKIQGTVNPVSFPDTLHYTRREPVGVNALITPWNFPLMILAWKLAPALATGNTVIIKPSEVTPLTSIRLVELCREAGIPDGVVNLVTGDGSTGALLAGHMDVDHLSYTGSTAVGKIITHAAADSNLKRLTLELGGKAPSIIAADADIDAAVAGNIQGSILNSGQVCAAYTRFYVDKKREAEFVDKLAGGVSGLRLGNGLEEGTDLGPLVSAKHLGHVERLVEAGRRQGAEVVTGGARADRDGYFFTPTVFAGVTDEMTIMHDEIFGPVLSITSYEDTDELDAIIARANDTEYGLAATVWTKDIATSQRLANGIRAGAVFVNMPSIPDMAAPWGGYKASGWGREMGPWAIDAYTETKSVWLHY; from the coding sequence GTGGCCACCAAGTTGTTCATCGACGGCGAGTGGGCGGAGGCGTCGGGCGGCGCCATCGCCACCATCGACCCCGCCACCGAGCAGGTCATCGAGGAGGTCGGCACCGCGACCGCCGCGGATGTGGACGCCGCCGTCGCGGCCGCCCGCGCCGCCCTCGGCCGGGCCGACTGGCCCGGGCTGCTCCCCGTCCAGCGCGCCGCGCTGCTGTTCCGGCTCGCCGACCTCATCGAGAAGCACGCGGACGAGCTGGCCGCGCTGGAGACCCGCGACCAGGGCCAGCCGATCGGCATCTCGCGCATGGTCAGTGTCGGCGGCGCCGCGGAGCATTTCCGCTACTACGCCGGCTGGGTCACCAAGATCCAGGGCACCGTGAACCCCGTCTCCTTCCCCGACACGCTGCACTACACGCGCCGGGAGCCGGTGGGCGTCAACGCCCTGATCACCCCGTGGAACTTCCCGCTGATGATCCTCGCCTGGAAGCTCGCCCCTGCGCTCGCGACCGGCAACACCGTGATCATCAAGCCGAGCGAGGTCACCCCGCTCACCAGCATCCGGCTCGTCGAGCTGTGCCGCGAGGCGGGCATCCCGGACGGCGTCGTGAACCTGGTGACCGGCGACGGCTCGACCGGCGCGCTGCTGGCGGGGCACATGGATGTGGACCACCTCTCGTACACCGGCTCCACCGCGGTCGGCAAGATCATCACACACGCGGCCGCCGACTCCAACCTCAAGCGGCTCACCCTCGAGCTGGGCGGCAAGGCGCCGTCGATCATCGCGGCGGACGCGGACATCGACGCCGCCGTCGCCGGGAACATCCAGGGCAGCATCCTGAACTCCGGTCAGGTCTGCGCGGCCTACACCCGGTTCTACGTGGACAAGAAGCGCGAGGCGGAGTTCGTCGACAAGCTCGCGGGCGGCGTCTCCGGCCTGCGCCTCGGCAACGGCCTCGAGGAGGGCACCGACCTCGGCCCGCTCGTCTCGGCCAAGCACCTCGGTCACGTGGAGCGGCTGGTAGAGGCGGGCCGCCGGCAGGGTGCGGAGGTCGTCACCGGCGGCGCACGCGCCGACCGCGACGGCTACTTCTTCACCCCGACCGTGTTCGCCGGCGTGACCGACGAGATGACGATCATGCACGACGAGATCTTCGGCCCTGTGCTCTCGATCACCTCGTACGAGGACACGGACGAGCTGGATGCGATCATCGCCCGGGCCAACGACACCGAGTACGGCCTGGCGGCGACGGTGTGGACGAAGGACATCGCGACCTCTCAGCGGCTCGCGAACGGCATCCGGGCCGGCGCGGTGTTCGTGAACATGCCCTCCATCCCCGACATGGCGGCGCCCTGGGGCGGCTACAAGGCGAGCGGCTGGGGCCGCGAGATGGGCCCGTGGGCGATCGACGCCTACACCGAGACGAAGTCGGTCTGGCTGCACTACTGA
- a CDS encoding alpha/beta hydrolase produces MTDTTPRPVPYDRELEPGLAAFLDLVERIPLREHTILENRAHFATIIPPIRDQVAGLPVSWEDRVIPGPAGAPDVAVTIIRPTGARPGGDADAGAPGVLSIHGGGQVLGTRFFGTGELIEFAVRYGMVGVAVEYRLFPEAVADGVPGTASGEDCYAALVWFAEHVAELGVDPARILVSGASAGGGLSASVALMARDRGGPRLAGQLLNTPMLDDRNETVSSRQYDGFGAWDRNNNDTAWDAILGSVRGSDAVSPYAAPARAADLSGLPPAYIEVGSAEVFRDESVDYATRIWATGGEAELHVWSGAYHGFSGFSPDAIVSRAALDARDSWVRRVLRLP; encoded by the coding sequence GTGACCGACACGACCCCGCGGCCGGTGCCGTACGACCGCGAGCTGGAGCCAGGGCTCGCGGCGTTCCTCGACCTCGTCGAGCGCATCCCGCTGCGCGAGCACACCATCCTGGAGAACCGGGCGCACTTCGCGACGATCATCCCGCCGATCCGGGACCAGGTCGCCGGGCTCCCCGTCAGCTGGGAGGATCGGGTGATCCCCGGCCCGGCCGGCGCTCCGGACGTGGCCGTGACGATCATCCGGCCGACCGGGGCGCGACCGGGCGGCGACGCCGACGCCGGTGCTCCGGGCGTCCTCAGCATCCACGGCGGCGGACAGGTGCTCGGCACCCGGTTCTTCGGCACCGGCGAACTGATCGAATTCGCGGTGCGCTACGGGATGGTCGGTGTGGCGGTCGAGTACCGGCTGTTCCCCGAGGCGGTGGCCGACGGCGTCCCCGGCACCGCCTCCGGCGAGGACTGCTACGCAGCGCTGGTGTGGTTCGCCGAGCACGTGGCAGAGCTCGGCGTCGACCCCGCGCGCATCCTGGTCTCCGGGGCGAGCGCGGGCGGCGGCCTCTCGGCCTCGGTCGCGCTGATGGCACGGGACCGCGGCGGTCCCCGCCTCGCCGGGCAGCTGCTCAACACCCCGATGCTCGACGACCGCAACGAGACCGTCTCCAGTCGTCAGTACGACGGTTTCGGCGCATGGGATCGCAACAACAACGACACCGCCTGGGACGCCATCCTGGGAAGCGTGCGCGGCAGCGACGCGGTCTCGCCGTACGCCGCGCCGGCTCGCGCCGCCGACCTTTCGGGGCTGCCTCCCGCCTACATCGAGGTGGGCTCCGCCGAGGTGTTCCGCGACGAATCCGTCGACTACGCGACGCGGATCTGGGCGACGGGAGGCGAGGCGGAGCTGCACGTGTGGAGCGGCGCGTACCACGGCTTCTCCGGCTTCTCGCCGGACGCGATCGTCTCCCGGGCGGCGCTCGACGCGCGCGACAGCTGGGTGCGGCGCGTGCTCCGGCTGCCGTGA
- a CDS encoding helix-turn-helix domain-containing protein: MPERLHRVAVLVLEGAKPLDVGIPAQVFTTRASMPYEVRVCGAAPGLVTGGDGLSYHVASGLEALEWAEIVFIPGYRHPDREDPPAEVVDALLAAHERGARLAAISTGAFALAATGLLDGKRATTHWHYTRALAAKHPLIRVDENVLFVDEGDVLTSAGAASGIDLCLHILRGDLGIAAANHAARRLVAAPYRSGGQAQYVPRSVPEPLGERFAEVREWALHRLGEPLTLEVLARRAAVSPRTFSRRFVEDTGYTPMQWVMRARIDLARELLERSERSVEQIAADAGLGTGANLRLHFQRILGTTPSEYRRTFAGDPE; this comes from the coding sequence GTGCCCGAGCGTCTCCACCGCGTCGCCGTCCTCGTGCTGGAGGGCGCGAAGCCGCTCGATGTCGGCATCCCGGCGCAGGTGTTCACCACGCGCGCGAGCATGCCGTACGAGGTGCGGGTCTGCGGCGCGGCGCCGGGGCTCGTCACCGGAGGCGACGGCCTGTCGTACCACGTGGCGTCCGGCCTCGAGGCGCTCGAATGGGCCGAGATCGTCTTCATTCCCGGCTACCGCCACCCCGACCGCGAGGACCCGCCGGCGGAGGTGGTGGATGCGCTGCTCGCCGCCCACGAGCGCGGCGCCCGGCTCGCCGCGATCTCGACGGGCGCGTTCGCCCTCGCCGCGACCGGCCTTCTCGACGGCAAGCGGGCGACGACGCACTGGCATTACACCAGGGCCCTCGCCGCGAAGCACCCGCTGATCCGGGTCGACGAGAACGTGCTGTTCGTCGACGAGGGCGACGTGCTCACCTCCGCGGGCGCGGCGAGCGGCATCGACCTGTGCCTGCACATCCTGCGCGGCGACCTCGGCATCGCCGCGGCCAACCACGCGGCCCGCCGGCTCGTCGCCGCACCCTACCGCAGCGGCGGCCAGGCGCAGTATGTTCCGCGCAGCGTGCCGGAGCCGCTCGGCGAACGGTTCGCCGAGGTGCGGGAGTGGGCGCTGCACCGGCTGGGCGAACCGCTGACCCTGGAGGTGCTCGCCCGTCGCGCGGCGGTGTCGCCGAGGACCTTCTCCCGCCGGTTCGTCGAGGACACCGGCTACACGCCGATGCAGTGGGTGATGCGCGCGCGGATCGACCTCGCCAGGGAGCTCCTGGAGCGCTCCGAGCGCAGCGTCGAGCAGATCGCCGCGGACGCCGGTCTCGGCACCGGGGCGAACCTGCGGCTGCACTTCCAGCGCATCCTCGGGACGACGCCGAGCGAGTACCGCAGGACGTTCGCGGGCGACCCCGAGTGA
- a CDS encoding zinc-binding dehydrogenase encodes MTIPSTIPVSTRAAVLTEHGRPLELQELPLPTEIEPGAALVRIACTTLCGTDIEIWSGKMTFPGMLPMVLGHEMVGEVVAVGDGTADALGRPLSPGDRIGWSESTCGECYGCTVLREPVHCSKRGYGFLQRSDVPPYATAGLADYAYVTPGAAKLLLPAEVKDSWASMAGCAAKTVLRAFQRAGGVRPGSRVVVQGSGALGIFATAVAHLSGAGAVITVGAPADRLAMAQRFGADAVVDIAGGSEQTVRRVLDLTEGHGADLVLDFAGAPSVGPEALAMAAQRGTVVIVGSTGPAGDTVALSTIMGKELTVVGSLNGDISDYYRAIEFFRDFAGRMPWDELFSPPVGLAEASEKVVTMASLGEIKAVIDPRIG; translated from the coding sequence ATGACGATTCCCAGCACCATCCCCGTCTCCACGCGCGCCGCCGTGCTCACCGAGCACGGACGGCCCCTGGAACTGCAGGAGCTCCCGCTCCCCACCGAGATCGAGCCGGGCGCGGCGCTGGTCCGCATCGCCTGCACCACGCTGTGCGGCACCGACATCGAGATCTGGTCGGGGAAGATGACGTTCCCCGGGATGCTGCCGATGGTCCTCGGCCACGAGATGGTGGGCGAGGTGGTCGCCGTGGGCGACGGCACCGCGGACGCGCTGGGCCGCCCGCTCTCCCCCGGCGACCGCATCGGCTGGTCGGAGTCCACCTGCGGCGAGTGCTACGGCTGCACCGTGCTGCGCGAGCCCGTGCACTGCTCGAAGCGCGGCTACGGCTTCCTGCAGCGCTCGGACGTGCCTCCCTACGCCACGGCCGGGCTCGCCGACTATGCGTACGTGACGCCGGGAGCCGCGAAGCTGCTGCTGCCCGCCGAGGTCAAGGACAGCTGGGCGTCGATGGCCGGATGCGCGGCCAAGACCGTGCTCCGCGCCTTCCAGCGCGCCGGCGGCGTCCGCCCCGGATCGCGGGTGGTCGTGCAGGGCTCCGGTGCCCTGGGCATCTTCGCCACCGCGGTCGCCCACCTCTCCGGCGCGGGCGCCGTGATCACCGTCGGCGCCCCCGCCGACCGGCTCGCGATGGCGCAGCGCTTCGGCGCAGACGCGGTCGTGGACATCGCCGGCGGTTCCGAGCAGACCGTGCGGCGCGTGCTCGACCTCACCGAGGGGCACGGAGCCGACCTCGTGCTCGACTTCGCCGGAGCGCCGAGCGTCGGCCCCGAGGCACTCGCCATGGCGGCCCAGCGCGGCACCGTCGTCATCGTCGGCTCGACGGGGCCGGCCGGGGACACCGTGGCGCTCAGCACGATCATGGGCAAGGAGCTGACGGTGGTCGGCTCGCTCAACGGCGACATCTCCGACTACTACCGCGCGATCGAGTTCTTCCGCGACTTCGCCGGACGGATGCCGTGGGACGAGCTGTTCAGCCCACCCGTCGGCCTCGCCGAAGCCTCGGAGAAGGTCGTGACCATGGCCTCCCTCGGTGAGATCAAGGCCGTCATCGACCCGCGCATCGGCTGA
- a CDS encoding aldo/keto reductase has translation MTTRIPARPLGSSGIQTSVLALGSWHTYDRMDFADAVEMVAYAVEHGITLFDVGVYGFRGMQPPVFTDVLFSAIVRAAGIDRSDYLLSEKLWLEGYGDGGFRPQLEHALFRVGSEYADLVILGDLRRDDLDLRDLVLDLAGLAEAGLIRTWGVNNWSAANIEALLDIAEAEGVPGPQVAQLKYSVARRSIPDGAPFARLWERGLVMQASDVMEGGILAGNVQPGREVGRDPGSIRERIVADVPAFAAVAEEFGTTPAQLAVAFSLTHPATATTLFGASRLEQVRSNLDAVALVDRIGAETIRDRVAPFWADKDVVDPAGP, from the coding sequence ATGACCACCCGCATCCCCGCCCGCCCGCTCGGCTCCTCCGGCATCCAGACCAGCGTCCTGGCGCTCGGCTCCTGGCACACCTACGACCGGATGGACTTCGCCGACGCCGTCGAGATGGTCGCGTACGCGGTCGAGCACGGCATCACCCTGTTCGACGTCGGCGTCTACGGCTTCCGCGGCATGCAGCCGCCGGTCTTCACCGACGTGCTGTTCTCCGCGATCGTCCGCGCCGCCGGCATCGACCGTTCCGACTACCTGCTCTCGGAGAAACTGTGGCTCGAGGGCTACGGCGACGGCGGCTTCCGTCCGCAGCTGGAGCACGCGCTCTTCCGCGTCGGCTCCGAGTACGCGGACCTCGTCATCCTCGGCGACCTGCGTCGGGACGACCTCGACCTGCGTGACCTCGTCCTCGACCTGGCGGGTCTCGCCGAGGCCGGGCTCATCCGCACCTGGGGCGTCAACAACTGGTCGGCGGCGAACATCGAGGCACTGCTCGACATCGCAGAGGCCGAGGGCGTGCCCGGACCGCAGGTGGCGCAGCTCAAGTACAGCGTCGCCCGGCGCTCCATCCCGGACGGCGCCCCGTTCGCCCGGCTCTGGGAGCGCGGCCTCGTCATGCAGGCCTCCGACGTGATGGAGGGCGGCATCCTCGCCGGGAACGTCCAGCCCGGCCGCGAGGTCGGCCGCGACCCCGGCTCGATCCGGGAGCGGATCGTCGCCGACGTGCCCGCGTTCGCCGCCGTCGCCGAGGAGTTCGGGACGACCCCCGCACAACTCGCGGTCGCGTTCAGCCTCACCCACCCCGCGACCGCGACCACCCTGTTCGGCGCGAGCCGCCTGGAGCAGGTGCGCAGCAACCTCGATGCGGTCGCGCTGGTCGACCGCATCGGAGCCGAGACCATCCGCGACCGCGTCGCACCGTTCTGGGCCGACAAGGACGTCGTCGACCCCGCCGGCCCGTGA
- the gap gene encoding type I glyceraldehyde-3-phosphate dehydrogenase, protein MTRIAINGFGRIGRNVLRALLERDTTLEVVAVNDLTEPAALAKLLAFDSTAGRLGRPVSAEGDELVVDGRRIKVLAEREPAQLPWAELGVDIVLESTGRFTSATAARAHIEAGAKKVLVSAPADGADVTLAYGVNTDAYDPAVHTIVSNASCTTNALAPLAAVLDELAGIEHGFMTTVHAYTQEQNLQDGPHRDPRRARAAAVNIVPTTTGAAKAIGLVLPNLDGKLSGDSIRVPVPVGSIVELNTTVSREVTREDVLAAYRAAAEGKLAGVLEYSEDALVSSDITGNPASSIFDSALTRVDGKHVKVVAWYDNEWGFSNRVVDTLALLAE, encoded by the coding sequence ATGACCCGCATCGCCATCAACGGATTCGGCCGCATCGGACGCAACGTGCTCCGCGCCCTGCTCGAGCGCGACACCACCCTCGAGGTCGTCGCCGTGAACGACCTCACCGAGCCGGCCGCCCTGGCCAAGCTCCTCGCCTTCGACTCCACCGCCGGACGCCTCGGCCGGCCTGTCTCCGCCGAGGGCGACGAGCTCGTCGTCGACGGCCGCCGCATCAAGGTCCTGGCCGAGCGCGAGCCCGCGCAGCTGCCCTGGGCCGAGCTCGGCGTTGACATCGTTCTCGAGTCCACCGGCCGGTTCACCTCGGCGACCGCCGCCCGCGCTCACATCGAGGCCGGCGCGAAGAAGGTGCTCGTGAGCGCGCCCGCCGACGGCGCCGACGTCACCCTGGCCTACGGCGTCAACACCGACGCGTACGACCCCGCCGTGCACACCATCGTCTCCAACGCGTCCTGCACCACCAATGCGCTCGCGCCGCTGGCCGCCGTGCTGGACGAGCTGGCCGGCATCGAGCACGGATTCATGACCACCGTGCACGCCTACACGCAGGAGCAGAACCTGCAGGACGGCCCGCACCGCGACCCGCGCCGTGCGCGTGCCGCCGCGGTCAACATCGTTCCGACCACGACCGGCGCCGCGAAGGCGATCGGCCTGGTGCTGCCGAACCTCGACGGCAAGCTCTCCGGCGACTCCATCCGCGTGCCCGTCCCCGTCGGTTCGATCGTCGAGCTGAACACGACCGTCTCCCGTGAGGTGACCCGCGAGGACGTGCTGGCCGCGTACCGCGCCGCCGCCGAGGGGAAGCTCGCGGGCGTGCTCGAGTACTCCGAGGACGCGCTGGTGTCCTCCGACATCACCGGCAATCCGGCCAGCTCGATCTTCGACTCCGCGCTGACCCGCGTCGACGGCAAGCACGTCAAGGTCGTCGCCTGGTACGACAACGAGTGGGGCTTCTCCAACCGCGTCGTCGACACCCTCGCCCTCCTGGCCGAGTAA
- a CDS encoding alpha/beta hydrolase, translating into MIPVPFDPEIAPVLEAMAADPQPPLSRETLPQSREGAATFFPSAAEVIGDLAIDAEDRVIPGPAGAPDLEVTILTPRGHSLDAPALPVLYNIHGGGMIVGHRSWETARLVELVAELGVIAVNVEYRLAPENPYPAGVEDCYAGLVWLAENATSIGADPERIVVMGGSAGGGFSAAVALLARDRGGPAIAGQLLLCPMIDNTNSTVSSHQYAGLGTWTREANLLAWECVLGEELAFSSDAPAYAAPSRATDLSGLPHAYIEVGAAEPFRDEDIEFASRIWAVGGEAELHVWSGGFHGFDMYAPASEVTRAALAARFSWLRRVLRLNP; encoded by the coding sequence ATGATCCCCGTCCCGTTCGACCCCGAGATCGCGCCTGTGCTGGAGGCGATGGCCGCCGACCCGCAGCCGCCGCTCAGCCGGGAGACCCTGCCGCAGAGCCGCGAGGGCGCCGCCACGTTCTTCCCGAGCGCCGCCGAAGTCATCGGTGACCTCGCGATCGACGCCGAGGACCGCGTCATCCCCGGCCCGGCCGGCGCGCCCGACCTGGAGGTGACCATCCTCACCCCGCGCGGCCACAGCCTGGACGCGCCTGCGCTTCCGGTGCTCTACAACATCCACGGCGGCGGCATGATCGTCGGCCACCGCAGTTGGGAGACCGCGCGGCTCGTCGAGCTGGTCGCCGAGCTCGGAGTGATCGCCGTGAACGTCGAGTACCGGCTCGCGCCGGAGAACCCCTACCCCGCCGGCGTCGAGGACTGCTACGCGGGCCTGGTCTGGCTGGCGGAGAACGCGACGTCGATCGGAGCCGACCCTGAGCGCATCGTGGTGATGGGCGGCAGCGCGGGCGGTGGCTTCTCCGCGGCCGTCGCGCTGCTCGCCCGTGACCGCGGCGGCCCCGCCATCGCCGGTCAGCTGCTGCTGTGCCCGATGATCGACAACACCAACTCGACCGTCTCCAGCCACCAGTACGCGGGACTCGGGACGTGGACCAGGGAGGCGAACCTGCTCGCGTGGGAGTGCGTGCTCGGCGAGGAGCTCGCATTCAGCTCGGACGCGCCCGCGTACGCGGCGCCGTCACGCGCGACCGACCTGTCCGGGCTGCCGCACGCCTACATCGAGGTCGGTGCCGCGGAGCCGTTCCGTGACGAGGACATCGAGTTCGCCTCCCGGATCTGGGCGGTCGGCGGCGAGGCCGAGCTGCACGTCTGGTCGGGCGGCTTCCACGGCTTCGACATGTACGCACCGGCGAGCGAGGTGACGCGCGCCGCCCTGGCGGCACGGTTCTCGTGGTTGCGCCGCGTCCTCCGGTTGAACCCGTGA
- a CDS encoding multidrug effflux MFS transporter, producing the protein MSVAAATPLMSVRRSILVLGLLEAFGPLSMDLYLPQLPQLASSLGTSDALAQATMSVCMVGLGVGQLVAGPLSDRFGRRRPLLVGVSLFTLFSLACVLAPTIQVLLVARLLQGLAGSAGLVITMAVARDMYSGADLSRMLSLLALVSASAPIVAPVAGGALALVLDWRGIFAMLTGIGAALFVLAFTGLRETLPLPDRHRGGMRTIGVHLRSLARDPLFVLVLLAAAAGGAAFFAYLSMSSFVLQDQFGLSPQAFSLFFAVNALANLLGAQLSRVLVRRLGPARMYLAGQLATCFAAALLPDSVLLGWGLPGILATLPLFLFSAGVGGPNGTTLALGAHAARAGTAAALLGTVTFTVGPLVGPLAALGGASAHAMAVTIAAASAAAALVAALAYLRARALGPST; encoded by the coding sequence GTGAGCGTCGCCGCGGCGACGCCGCTGATGAGCGTGCGGCGCAGCATCCTGGTGCTCGGGCTGCTGGAGGCGTTCGGCCCGCTGTCGATGGATCTCTACCTTCCGCAGCTGCCCCAGCTGGCGTCGTCGCTGGGCACGAGCGACGCGCTGGCGCAGGCGACGATGTCGGTCTGCATGGTCGGCCTCGGCGTCGGGCAGCTCGTGGCCGGTCCGCTCTCTGACCGCTTCGGGCGCCGACGGCCGCTGCTGGTCGGCGTCTCGCTGTTCACCCTGTTCTCGCTCGCTTGCGTGCTGGCGCCGACCATCCAGGTTCTCCTCGTCGCCCGGCTGCTGCAGGGGCTCGCCGGGTCCGCAGGACTCGTCATCACCATGGCCGTCGCCCGCGACATGTACAGTGGCGCCGACCTGTCCCGGATGCTCAGCCTGCTCGCGCTGGTGAGCGCGTCCGCGCCGATCGTCGCGCCGGTGGCCGGCGGGGCGCTCGCACTGGTGCTCGACTGGCGCGGGATATTCGCAATGCTCACCGGGATCGGCGCGGCGCTGTTCGTGCTCGCCTTCACCGGGCTGCGTGAGACGCTGCCGCTGCCGGATCGGCACCGCGGCGGGATGCGCACCATCGGCGTCCACCTGCGCTCGCTCGCGCGCGACCCGCTCTTCGTGCTCGTGCTGCTGGCGGCAGCGGCGGGAGGCGCCGCGTTCTTCGCCTACCTGTCCATGTCCAGCTTCGTGCTGCAGGACCAGTTCGGCCTGAGCCCGCAGGCGTTCAGCCTGTTCTTCGCGGTCAACGCACTGGCGAACCTGCTGGGCGCGCAGCTCAGCCGGGTGCTGGTGCGCAGGCTCGGACCCGCGCGGATGTATCTCGCCGGTCAGCTCGCGACCTGCTTCGCGGCGGCGCTGCTGCCGGACTCCGTGCTGCTCGGCTGGGGCTTGCCCGGCATCCTGGCGACGCTGCCGCTGTTCCTGTTCTCGGCGGGCGTCGGCGGCCCGAACGGCACGACGCTCGCGCTCGGCGCGCACGCCGCCCGGGCCGGGACGGCGGCCGCGCTGCTCGGCACGGTGACGTTCACCGTCGGCCCGCTGGTCGGTCCGCTCGCTGCGCTCGGCGGCGCCTCCGCCCACGCCATGGCCGTCACGATCGCGGCCGCCTCGGCCGCGGCCGCCCTCGTCGCCGCCCTCGCCTACCTCCGCGCCCGCGCCCTCGGTCCCTCCACATAG